One part of the Ancylomarina subtilis genome encodes these proteins:
- a CDS encoding NACHT domain-containing protein — translation MLEHLKKEILKKFGQELAYNKDCEALAEIVCEATGGRISATTIRRLYGLLKSPSAPSKFTLDLLANYVGYKSWNDFQSNYVCEDKEKGNTPTNWQAFQERAFELSNDAYNLIKGQSGIPFKSVATRKIGEDRIHNFLQSDKMALSFVAPGGAGKSTMLAKWYERVSQDSGNKDVILFFNATFMINCLNSDFMLERWLEEQLNSKSKTYLKHFLDKPKACEGNIILILDALDEVSYDNTKLERLFLQLNQFVANRKDSKNMKLILTSRTSTWEKFVLPFIQRENSLFDAWYEIDLDLDQEDKRNFPPLNGFEIQHVFDETINQQFFYDLKVENLDHYQRNTISNPFFLELFVKTYSPNKKNDINDGYKLINQFLKNKIYYSRYSEEKIEILKAILKLQKLGKDSHSVKKMELKSILPIHLKTAGNYYHAYEEMLSYGLISEYVSVNEYNGYCKFVKIYNEQLFEVLLVKELIEMNQGISFDLFKKIEEEYQEFELKDRLIAQLFSIAVESENYESLSRFFELSEATITSSAVTDILTTVITNMDDSKIDLIKTYASGTRSVEFMLALSGNLNRLCGDFSKVVEIISETSADESVRIKSLSLLLMTSLMSLEQELSDKYYHLLLETEPNSSCSAYSIALRFTSILFYNHISGKSNDIELLRVFYYRQMAYCQVGDKYESWSGEFEVLVCNALFYMQSYHKVIQLIEDAELFYDQLTVKAHFSNHKLLRAYKLIAQSKLGMKLSAAQVQELEFCNDSLISSKAYPLQIFFKSSLAEVYFENGNRDFQEKHSNRAFAISEFTRYDFCKVSLLTKMAKYYNAWNETIKENLCLKERDQILQTKNAESLVKILNN, via the coding sequence ATGTTAGAACATCTAAAGAAAGAAATCTTAAAAAAGTTTGGTCAGGAACTGGCTTATAATAAGGATTGTGAAGCTTTAGCTGAAATTGTTTGTGAGGCTACCGGAGGGAGAATTAGTGCGACAACAATACGCCGACTTTATGGGTTACTTAAATCACCTTCAGCACCATCCAAGTTTACTTTAGATTTATTGGCAAACTACGTGGGGTATAAGTCATGGAATGATTTTCAATCGAATTATGTCTGTGAAGATAAGGAGAAAGGTAATACACCAACCAATTGGCAAGCTTTTCAAGAGCGCGCTTTCGAATTGAGTAATGATGCTTATAATTTAATCAAAGGTCAATCAGGAATTCCCTTTAAATCTGTTGCTACAAGAAAGATTGGAGAAGATCGTATTCATAATTTTCTTCAGTCCGATAAAATGGCTTTGAGTTTTGTTGCACCTGGCGGAGCTGGAAAATCAACCATGCTTGCGAAATGGTATGAGCGAGTGAGTCAGGACTCTGGAAATAAGGATGTGATCTTATTTTTTAATGCGACTTTCATGATCAATTGTTTGAATAGCGATTTTATGCTCGAGCGTTGGTTGGAAGAGCAATTGAATTCAAAATCGAAAACATACCTGAAACACTTTTTGGATAAGCCCAAAGCCTGTGAAGGAAACATTATTTTGATATTGGATGCCTTAGATGAGGTGAGTTATGACAATACAAAATTGGAGCGATTGTTCTTACAATTGAATCAGTTTGTGGCCAATCGTAAGGATTCAAAAAATATGAAGTTGATTTTAACATCGAGAACTTCAACCTGGGAAAAATTTGTGCTCCCATTTATACAACGAGAAAATAGCCTGTTTGATGCCTGGTACGAAATTGACTTAGATTTGGATCAGGAAGATAAAAGAAACTTCCCCCCATTAAATGGTTTTGAAATTCAGCATGTTTTTGATGAGACGATTAATCAACAGTTTTTCTATGACTTGAAGGTTGAAAATTTAGATCACTATCAGCGCAATACAATTTCAAATCCCTTCTTTTTAGAACTGTTTGTTAAAACATATTCGCCCAATAAAAAGAATGATATTAACGACGGTTATAAATTGATTAATCAATTTTTAAAGAATAAGATTTATTATTCCCGTTATTCTGAGGAAAAAATCGAGATACTCAAAGCGATTTTAAAGCTTCAGAAGTTGGGGAAAGATTCACATTCCGTTAAAAAAATGGAGCTCAAATCAATCTTGCCTATTCACCTTAAAACAGCAGGAAACTATTACCATGCCTACGAAGAGATGCTAAGTTATGGTTTGATATCAGAATATGTTTCAGTTAATGAGTACAATGGATATTGCAAATTTGTAAAGATCTACAATGAGCAACTTTTTGAGGTATTGTTGGTTAAGGAGTTGATTGAAATGAACCAGGGCATTAGCTTTGATCTGTTTAAGAAAATTGAAGAGGAGTATCAGGAATTTGAACTTAAGGATCGATTAATTGCACAGTTGTTTAGCATTGCTGTTGAATCTGAAAATTACGAATCTTTGTCTCGTTTTTTCGAATTAAGTGAAGCAACAATAACCAGTAGTGCCGTAACTGATATTCTGACCACTGTGATCACCAATATGGATGACAGTAAGATTGATTTAATTAAAACATATGCATCAGGAACGCGTTCGGTCGAATTTATGCTTGCACTTTCGGGGAATCTAAATCGCCTTTGTGGTGATTTTTCCAAGGTTGTTGAAATTATATCGGAAACCAGCGCTGACGAGTCCGTCAGAATTAAGTCGTTAAGTCTATTATTGATGACTTCCTTAATGTCGTTGGAGCAAGAATTATCTGATAAGTATTATCATTTATTATTAGAGACGGAACCGAATTCAAGTTGTTCGGCTTATTCCATTGCATTGCGCTTTACCAGTATCTTATTCTACAATCACATATCGGGTAAGAGCAATGATATTGAATTATTACGCGTGTTTTATTACCGTCAGATGGCCTATTGCCAGGTTGGTGATAAATATGAGAGTTGGAGTGGGGAATTTGAGGTATTGGTTTGTAACGCTTTATTTTACATGCAATCGTACCATAAAGTCATTCAACTGATTGAAGATGCTGAATTGTTTTACGATCAGTTAACTGTTAAAGCTCATTTCTCGAATCATAAATTACTGAGAGCCTATAAACTGATAGCTCAGAGTAAATTGGGAATGAAATTGTCAGCTGCTCAGGTGCAAGAATTAGAGTTTTGTAATGATAGCCTAATCAGTTCAAAAGCATATCCTTTGCAGATATTCTTTAAAAGTTCTTTAGCTGAAGTTTATTTTGAAAATGGGAACAGAGATTTTCAGGAGAAGCACTCCAATAGAGCATTTGCAATCAGTGAATTCACACGTTACGATTTCTGCAAAGTTAGCTTGTTAACGAAGATGGCTAAATATTATAATGCCTGGAATGAAACAATCAAAGAGAATTTATGTTTGAAAGAACGTGACCAGATTTTGCAAACCAAAAATGCGGAGTCGCTTGTAAAGATCTTAAATAATTAA